Genomic window (Paenibacillus sp. PK3_47):
TTGCTGTACTCGATGTCATCCTTGAGGAGGATACAGTGCTGCACAAAGTGGAGCGGATGCCTGAAAGCACTTCGGTCAGCTGTGTCATCGACTGGGATCGAAGGTTCGATCATATGCAGCAGCACAGCGGCCAGCATCTGTTATCAGCGGTGTTCCTTAAGCAGCTTCAGGCGGTGACCTTGAGCTTTCATCTGGGCAGCGATTATGCGACGGTCGACATTGACCTGCCGGAGCTGCCCCAGGCTCAAATGGCAGAGATTGAACAGGAGGTTAACCGCCAGATTTACATGAACCGGAGCATCACCAGTTATTTTGTAGATGAAGAGGAACTGGCCAAGCTTACACTGGTGAAGCAGCCAAAAGTGACCGAGAACATCCGGATTGTGGAAATTGAAGGTGTGGAGCATAACGCCTGCGGCGGCACACATGTCTCTTCTACAGGGGCCATCGGGATGATTAAGCTGCTGCGGGCTGAGAAACAAAAAGGCAACATCCGGGTTACCTTCAAATGCGGATACCGGGCTTTACAGGAATTTAATGACGGTATGAAGATTTTGGGGGCGCTGTCTGCCAAGTATAATACGGGCAAAGAAGAGATTATGGACCGGATTGAGAAATGGGAGCAGGAGCAGAAGCTGGTGCAGGCTGAACTGACCGCTCTCAAGGAGCAGAATGATCAATATGCTGCCCATGAGCTTTTATCATCCCGGGAACCGGACAGCCCTGTAATCGCCCATATCTATGAGGACAAAACGCTTAAGGATTTGCAGAATCTTGCCGGCAAACTGACTGCACTCAGCGAACTGCCTGTCCTGCTGCTGTCGGCAGCCGAGAACAAAATT
Coding sequences:
- a CDS encoding alanyl-tRNA editing protein; protein product: MTNKLYYESAFIQEWETVISGTAQKEDGLYLVLADTAFYPHGGGQPCDTGYINGIAVLDVILEEDTVLHKVERMPESTSVSCVIDWDRRFDHMQQHSGQHLLSAVFLKQLQAVTLSFHLGSDYATVDIDLPELPQAQMAEIEQEVNRQIYMNRSITSYFVDEEELAKLTLVKQPKVTENIRIVEIEGVEHNACGGTHVSSTGAIGMIKLLRAEKQKGNIRVTFKCGYRALQEFNDGMKILGALSAKYNTGKEEIMDRIEKWEQEQKLVQAELTALKEQNDQYAAHELLSSREPDSPVIAHIYEDKTLKDLQNLAGKLTALSELPVLLLSAAENKIVLARSGSTGFSCGAFFKANLTEYQGKGGGSDKLAQAGFALREQALDFYEFAKSQLLTY